A DNA window from Vigna angularis cultivar LongXiaoDou No.4 chromosome 1, ASM1680809v1, whole genome shotgun sequence contains the following coding sequences:
- the LOC108347076 gene encoding probable membrane-associated kinase regulator 2 isoform X2 produces the protein MTHLQSTKLRNQNKTHSSLLFSPPSMEPFNFLKYWKGAANATPNDPFFDLELALTDEDDSQDDTNGTQNDDDDDAQDQDHNNQSEPDSDSDSDSEKEFNFTLSPSASSDHPTISLSPSHHLVFDGNILLNSQPNSKPHFTASFFKSATKLRVFMLGLKKPKPNAHNKQPNTHPKKKLFTVNFKVEEVPIVSFFTRDNSSRAKPSNTQNADQTEPSHAQIEDKRSMPKYLKMVKPLYVRVSKRYAEKLRFSDQVEGTSPESAPPCSTVQEKSPTEAEGSQTEGAAPANVKGQKQGNVPLPAGLRKHLGKGRATTPPPPPQFESSKRRDDSLLQQHDWIQGAILH, from the exons ATGACTCACCTGCAATCAACCAAACTCAGAAACCAAAACAAAACCcactcttctcttctcttttctccccCTTCCATGGAACCCTTCAACTTCCTCAAATACTGGAAAGGCGCTGCCAATGCCACCCCAAACGACCCTTTCTTCGACTTGGAGTTGGCCTTGACCGACGAAGACGATTCCCAAGACGACACTAACGGAACTCAAAacgacgacgacgacgacgCCCAAGACCAAGATCATAACAACCAATCAGAACCAGACTCCGACTCCGACTCAGACTCAGAGAAAGAGTTCAACTTCACGCTTTCTCCTTCCGCTTCCTCCGACCACCCTACCATTTCCCTCTCTCCCTCTCACCATCTCGTCTTCGACGGAAACATTCTTCTCAACTCTCAACCCAACTCCAAGCCTCACTTCACTGCCTCCTTCTTCAAATCCGCCACCAAGCTCCGCGTCTTCATGTTGGGCCTCAAGAAGCCCAAGCCCAACGCCCACAACAAACAGCCCAACACCCACCCCAAGAAAAAGCTTTTCACCGTCAACTTCAAGGTGGAAGAGGTTCCCATCGTCTCCTTCTTCACCAGAGATAACAGCTCCAGAGCCAAACCCTCCAACACTCAAAACGCAGACCAAACGGAACCGTCACACGCACAGATTGAAGACAAGCGCTCAATGCCAAAGTATTTGAAAATGGTCAAGCCTCTCTACGTCAGGGTTTCTAAAAGGTACGCCGAAAAGCTTAGGTTTTCCGACCAGGTCGAAGGCACTTCGCCGGAGTCTGCGCCCCCGTGCTCTACCGTGCAGGAGAAATCCCCGACGGAGGCTGAGGGTTCTCAGACGGAGGGAGCCGCCCCCGCCAACGTGAAGGGGCAGAAACAGGGGAATGTTCCTCTGCCTGCTGGCCTACGCAAGCATCTAGGCAAAGGTCGTGCGACAAcaccgccgccgccgccgcagTTTGAGTCTTCGAAACGGCGTGATGATTCGCTGTTGCAGCAGCATGATTGGATTCAGGGTGCTATTTTGCATT AA
- the LOC108347076 gene encoding probable membrane-associated kinase regulator 2 isoform X1 → MTHLQSTKLRNQNKTHSSLLFSPPSMEPFNFLKYWKGAANATPNDPFFDLELALTDEDDSQDDTNGTQNDDDDDAQDQDHNNQSEPDSDSDSDSEKEFNFTLSPSASSDHPTISLSPSHHLVFDGNILLNSQPNSKPHFTASFFKSATKLRVFMLGLKKPKPNAHNKQPNTHPKKKLFTVNFKVEEVPIVSFFTRDNSSRAKPSNTQNADQTEPSHAQIEDKRSMPKYLKMVKPLYVRVSKRYAEKLRFSDQVEGTSPESAPPCSTVQEKSPTEAEGSQTEGAAPANVKGQKQGNVPLPAGLRKHLGKGRATTPPPPPQFESSKRRDDSLLQQHDWIQGAILHCKRSFNAASECESSEVPRSASDPLGDVSPELSEKSTTEKCL, encoded by the exons ATGACTCACCTGCAATCAACCAAACTCAGAAACCAAAACAAAACCcactcttctcttctcttttctccccCTTCCATGGAACCCTTCAACTTCCTCAAATACTGGAAAGGCGCTGCCAATGCCACCCCAAACGACCCTTTCTTCGACTTGGAGTTGGCCTTGACCGACGAAGACGATTCCCAAGACGACACTAACGGAACTCAAAacgacgacgacgacgacgCCCAAGACCAAGATCATAACAACCAATCAGAACCAGACTCCGACTCCGACTCAGACTCAGAGAAAGAGTTCAACTTCACGCTTTCTCCTTCCGCTTCCTCCGACCACCCTACCATTTCCCTCTCTCCCTCTCACCATCTCGTCTTCGACGGAAACATTCTTCTCAACTCTCAACCCAACTCCAAGCCTCACTTCACTGCCTCCTTCTTCAAATCCGCCACCAAGCTCCGCGTCTTCATGTTGGGCCTCAAGAAGCCCAAGCCCAACGCCCACAACAAACAGCCCAACACCCACCCCAAGAAAAAGCTTTTCACCGTCAACTTCAAGGTGGAAGAGGTTCCCATCGTCTCCTTCTTCACCAGAGATAACAGCTCCAGAGCCAAACCCTCCAACACTCAAAACGCAGACCAAACGGAACCGTCACACGCACAGATTGAAGACAAGCGCTCAATGCCAAAGTATTTGAAAATGGTCAAGCCTCTCTACGTCAGGGTTTCTAAAAGGTACGCCGAAAAGCTTAGGTTTTCCGACCAGGTCGAAGGCACTTCGCCGGAGTCTGCGCCCCCGTGCTCTACCGTGCAGGAGAAATCCCCGACGGAGGCTGAGGGTTCTCAGACGGAGGGAGCCGCCCCCGCCAACGTGAAGGGGCAGAAACAGGGGAATGTTCCTCTGCCTGCTGGCCTACGCAAGCATCTAGGCAAAGGTCGTGCGACAAcaccgccgccgccgccgcagTTTGAGTCTTCGAAACGGCGTGATGATTCGCTGTTGCAGCAGCATGATTGGATTCAGGGTGCTATTTTGCATTGTAAGAGGTCCTTCAACGCTGCTTCTG AATGCGAGAGTTCTGAGGTGCCACGATCTGCGAGCGATCCATTGGGCGATGTATCTCCTGAGTTATCTGAAAAATCTACGACTGAGAAGTGCCTTTGA
- the LOC108347260 gene encoding late embryogenesis abundant protein At1g64065, producing the protein MAQQSPDQQIKPLAPFISSSHFNFQEDQDYAFTHSKNIRIRKFIQCCGCATAIVVLLVIIVLVLGFTVYNVKDPQVRTNGITLISGTFANGSTDNVTILADISVKNPNAFTFRFGNARTDVYYNGEEIGNGESPPGKAKPRRTIRVNTTMEIIAKKLLAIPNLDTDLKDQALNISSYTRIDGKVKILNIFSRKVVVEMNCTITYNITTGSIKNGDNCLGNVDI; encoded by the coding sequence ATGGCTCAGCAGAGTCCTGATCAGCAGATCAAGCCTTTGGCTCCATTCATATCATCATCCCACTTCAACTTTCAAGAAGATCAAGACTACGCATTCACACACAGCAAAAACATTCGAATAAGAAAGTTTATCCAGTGCTGCGGTTGTGCCACTGCAATTGTTGTGCTACTTGTGATCATAGTACTGGTCTTGGGCTTCACCGTTTACAATGTCAAAGACCCCCAGGTGAGGACGAACGGGATTACCCTTATCAGTGGAACTTTCGCCAACGGTTCTACTGACAACGTTACGATTCTTGCTGATATATCTGTGAAGAATCCAAACGCTTTTACCTTCAGGTTTGGAAACGCCAGAACCGACGTTTACTATAATGGAGAGGAAATAGGTAATGGTGAATCTCCACCGGGGAAAGCCAAGCCCAGAAGAACCATAAGGGTCAACACCACCATGGAGATTATTGCAAAGAAGCTTCTGGCGATTCCAAATTTGGATACTGACCTAAAGGATCAGGCTTTGAATATCAGCAGCTATACCAGGATTGATGGTAAGGTCAAAATACTAAACATTTTTTCGAGGAAAGTTGTGGTTGAGATGAACTGCACAATCACATACAACATCACCACTGGGTCAATTAAAAATGGTGACAATTGTCTTGGAAACGTTGATATTTAG